A region of the Methanobrevibacter ruminantium M1 genome:
ACTTTTTGCAGACGTACAAAGACAGATAGCTGCTAAAAAAGGTTTAGTGTTCTTTACAAGATTTGACAACTTGCTTGCAGTTACAAACGGCTTAAATGAAGAAGACCATATGAGAATTCAAAGATCAATTAGAAACAGATACCCAATCACAATAAGCATGGGTGTAGGAGCTGCAGAGACAGCTCATGAGGCACAAAGACTAGCAACCATAGCTCTTCAAAAAGAAGGAGGAGCCCAATCCTCAGGCAGAAAAGAAATTTTAGCAATCAATAATCTTATTGAAAACCCTGAAGACAGTTTCGTACAGGCTGCACACATTGACATAAACAGCGTAACCGAAACATTAACCGACATAGAGTCTGCCTTTGACACAAGCTTCATGGTAAACAAGGCTCAACACTACCTCATGACCAAGCTTAGAGAAAAAGGAGCATTATTATTCTTCATCGGTGGAGACAATTTCATGTCCCCATGCAACGGCTTAAGCGAAGAGGACTTAACAAACATCCTTAAGGAAATCGATGAAGAGATAGGAATCGGATTAAAAGCAGGTATCGGAAGAGCAGACAATATGGAAGACGCCGCTTATATGGCAGACATCGGACTTGAAATAATCCGTGAAGGAAATAATAAAGAATGGATTCATGTAATTGAAGAACTTTAAATAAACTTATTTTCACTTAATTTAATTTTCTTTTTTATTTCTAAATTTTTATTTTTTAATTTTCTATTTTCTATTTTTATTATTTTTATAGCTATTTTTAATTAACTAAATCTAAAACTCTTTAGTATGAAAATTATTTAAATAATTAAAATCAGAAAGAAAGATGTTAAATTTAGCGAATCTATTAAGGAAGTGTTAAAATAAAAGTACTTGCGCCAATGGCCGGAATAACAAATGCAGAATTTGCAATGAAACTCATACCTTACGGATTTGACACAGTCACCATCGGAGGATACAATACAGACTCCGAATCAATAGACGCCTGTGAAAAGATTATTGCAAGAGGCCGAAAAGAGTTCAATTACCCTAAAGAGGAAATCTATAGCGTAATTGAAAATGAAGTTAACGCAATCAAAGACAGTTTTAATGTACAAGTCTCTGCAAACTTAAGAGGGAGCACACCAGACCCACTTATCAAAATCAGCAAAATAGAAAAACTGGACATAATTGAAATAAACTGCCATTGCAGACAAGAGGAGCTTGTAGCAGTAGGATGCGGACAATCAATGCTTTTAAGACCAGACTTAGAAGATTACATAAGAGAAGTGGTAAAAAAATCAGAATCAAAAGTCTCAATGAAGATGAGAGCTAACGTTGAAGGGGTAGACAATCTGGAAATAGCAAAACTGGCAGAAGACTGTGGAGTTGACTACTTACACATTGACGCCATGAAAATGGGAGTAAGAGATGCTGATTTTTATCTAATAAAAGAAATAGCCGAAAACACCAATATTTTCATCATTGGAAACAATTCAATAAATTCAATCTCTCAAGCAGAAAAGATGCTGAATGCAGGAGCAAATGGCATTTCCATAGCTAGAGCTGCAATTAGCGGAAAATTAAACTTCGATTTAAATCAAATAAAAATCTAACTAATTTTTACCTCATTTAAACCAAACAAAAAAAATAAGATTCGATTTAAATCAAATAAAAATCTAACTAATTTTTACCTCATTTAAACCATACAAAAAATAAAAAAAAGAAGGAAAGGACATTAAAAGTCCTTTATAAAGTTTATTCATCAAATTCTTCAAAGGTGATTACAGCTCTTCCTTCGACTCTTCCGTTTCTCAAGTCGTCAAGAGCTTCTAAAAACCTTACTGAATGGATATTTTTGAGCTTGAACTGTAATTTTACCAGCTTTTGCCAAGTCCATAATCTCATAAAGGTCTGTAATTGTTCCACCTTGAGTCAATCTTACCATAACACCAGGTTTGACTGTGGTCCAGCTTACAGGAAGTGTTCCTCCACCAAGACCTAAAATGGAAATGAGACCTAATCCTTTGGTGATTTGTGCAGCAAGCTCTAAAGTGTTGTCTCTTCCTACAAAGTCAAATACAGCATCTACACCTTTGCCGTCAGTCAATTCCATAATCTTATCATATGCATTGTCATCTAAAACAACCAATTCGTCAGCACCGAAGTTTGTCATCTTAGCCATCTTATCAGCTGAACGGTTTACTACAATAACACGAGCAGAGGTTGTTAAAGCTAAATATTGACAGCAGTAGAATCCAAGTCCCCCTACACCGATAACAACAGCAGTACCATTGTTTGGAATGAATGGTTTTGCAGTCTGTACAGCACCATATGGAGATAGACCTGCATCAGCCAATGCCACATATTCTGTAGGGTCAAGGTCACCTAAAGGAGCGACTTCCCTTGCATCAGCAATCATATATTCTGCCATACCTCCGTCTTCCTTAAGACCACGTGCACTTGCAACTTCACAGAAGTTGTCACGGCCTGAAAGACAGTATTGACATTTACCACATGCATGCAATGTGTCTACAATGACATTTTGTCCAACCTCAACAGTATCTACTCCAGGACCGAGTTTTGCAACAGTTCCTGCGTTTTCGTGACCAAATGTGAATGGTCCGACAAATGGAACTGTAATGAAACCTTCATCTATAACTTCAAGGTCAGTTCTGCACATTCCTGCACCTTTCATTTTAATTAAGATTTCACCAAATCCAGGTTCTGGTATAGGGACATCCTCTAATACAGGAGGTTTTCCTAATTCATTTATTCTCCAAGCTTTCATAGTTCCAGCCATATTTATTCCTCATTTTTATTTTTATTCATTAAATGATAATTCAATGAAACTAATAAAACAATTTCTTATCCTAAAATTCACTAAAGATATACAATGAACTAATAAATAATCCTAAAATTCACTAAAGATAATACAATGAAACAAATAACTAATATTCAAATAAAGATTATTCAAATAAATGATTAAAAGTATTAATTTCGTTTAATGATGTCTTTAAACAGTTGAATATTAATTAGAAAAATTCGTATTTATCTAAACATTTTATTTATAAAAATCTGATTAATATTTTATTAATCCAATTATATAATTTTTTTGAAATGTTTTTAAAGTTAAGCCTTAACTCGATAAATTTCTTAAACTTAACCCTTAAATCGATATTTTTTAAAGTTAGCTATTAATTCGATAATCCCAACAAGCAATTAGTTAAAAAGCATTGAACCATAAGTTTATGAAACTTAAAATACAAATATCAAATAAACATATCCAAAAGGAAAAATAAAAGAATATCCTTTTAAAAAATTATTGAGGCATTAAAATGAGCAAACTCTCTAAACTGCCGAATATTGGCAAGGTATTGGAAAAGCAATTAAACGATGTAGGAATAAAGACTGATGAAGACTTGATTGATCTTGGCAGTAAGGAAGCATGGCTAAAAATCAAAGAAGTAGATGACAGCGCATGCTTAAATAGGCTAATGGCTTTAGAAGGAGCCATACAGAATATTCGTTGGCATAACTTATCTCAAGAGGATAAGGACAATCTAAGAGAGTTCTATAATTCACAAAAGATATAAAATCTCTAAGTTAAAACTATCCAAACTTTTTTAAAACATTACATTCTTTAAAAAGATTTTAAGCAAAAAATCTTCACTATTTTTTTAAATCACCGCCCATTCATCAAATACCAAGACAATAAGTATTTTTAAACTATTTTTTCTATAATCTCAATACACAATACATTTTCATCCTAAAAATCAAAAGACAAACTATATATTAAATGTTATGAATATATATTCATAATAAATATATATTCATAATGATTATTTTCATTTAATATATAAAAACTTTTTAAGGAACTATTTCAAAGAAAAGGAGAGAATAAATGGTTAGGCCAAAAATAGAGCGACGAATTGTGAAAAAACCTAGCTACACTTGCATCCAACACGGCGACATATCAAGAGAAGAGGATTTCGAAAGCATCAAGATGAATCTTGATGAGTTTGAAGCAATACGCTTAGGAGACTATCACAATATCAAACAAAAGGAAGCTGCAGAACTGATGGGAATATCCCAACCAACATTTCATAGAATAATCAATTCTGCAAGAAAGAAGACTGCAATGTCTTTGATTGAAGGAAGAAAAATAGAAATAAACAATGAAAATTTCTATAGCGAAGATAAGATCTACATCTGCAACAATTGCGGATTCCAATGGAACAATCCAAAAAAGGAATATGCAAACTGTCCAGACTGTAAAAGTGAAAATATCGAACGAATTAAGGTTAATTTGAATGAAAGTGATTATATAAATAATAATCCAAATAAGATAAAAACAAATAGCCAAATATGCGATATTGATAATACAGATGTTCCTTTAAATGAAAGAAAATCATTTGGAGGACCTGGAAGTGGTAGGGGACCATCAAAAGCATGCGAATGTCCTAATTGTGGCCATATTGCACCAAAAATTAAGGGATTCCCATGCAGAAACATAAAATGTCCAGAATGTGGAACCCCTCTATGCGGATCAAAGCATAAATAAATAAAAAACTTATCTTAAAAAATAAAACAAAAGCAAAAAGAAAAAAAATAATAAAAAACTTATTAAAAAATAATAAAAAAGCAAGCAAAGATAATAAAAAAATAAAAAAATATCAAAATTTATATTAATAATATCGATTATAAATAATAAATATATAATTTAATAATAAACCATTTGATATAACATTAAATCAAAAAATATTTGATAAAAAAATTCTATCAAATAAAAAAAAATTAATAATTACAACTAATTATCAAGGCGGGCTTATGTCTTTCATAACATTAAAAAACATTAATAAGTCATTTAACGGAGAACCTGTTCTAAAAGATATAAATTTAACTATAGAGGAAGGTTCTACTTTAGGTATTCTCGGTAGAAGCGGTAGTGGAAAGTCAGTTTTAATAAACATGCTAAGAGGTACAAAGGAATATGCTCCAGACAGTGGACAAGTGCTCTTTGACCTTGCAATATGTGAAAACAAAAAGTGCTTGCATGTTGAGCCTGCTTCAAAGGCTGGAGGAAAATGTCCAGAATGTGGAGCGGAACTACAAGCAAAACAAATAGACTTCTGGAATGCAGGAAGATTGGAAAAGGCTGCAATCAGAAGAAGAATCTCCATCATGCTTCAAAGAAACTTTGCATTATACGACGAACAGACTGTAATAGACAACGTATTGAATGCAATGGGTGACGAAGGCAGATATGAAGAGGAGAATATCTACAATGCCATTGACCTATTGGAAATGGTTCAAATGAGCCACAGGGTAACCCACGTTGCACGTGACTTAAGTGGAGGAGAAAAGCAAAGAGTAGTACTTGCAAGACAATTGGCTAAAAACCCTATGTTGCTTTTAGCAGACGAACCAACAGGTACATTAGACCCTCAAACTGCTGAAAAGCTTCACCAAACCTTGATTGAAGGTGTAAAAGATGAAGGAATCAGCATGGTAATCACTTCCCACTGGCCTGAAGTTATGAATCACCTAGCTGATGATGCAATTTGGCTAGACAATGGGGAAATCATAGAACATGGCGCCCCTGATACAATTGTAGAAAACTTCCTCAAAACAGTGCCTAAAGCAGAACAAGTGGAAAAAATAGAACACACCGAAGAGATAATTAAAGTTCAAGATATTAAAAAGCATTATTATTCAATTGAAAGAGGAGTTGTAAAGGCTGTAGACGGCGTAAGCCTAACAATCAACCAAGGAGAAATCTATGGTATTGTAGGTCTAAGCGGTTCTGGAAAGACCACATTGACTAAAATGATGATCGGCCTCACCGAACCAAGTGCAGGAGAGCTTGTAATCAGATTAGGTGATGACTGGATTGACATGAAAAAGCCAGGTCCTTTAAACAGAGGCCGTGTAACTCCATACTTAGGCTTGCTCCACCAAGAATACTCTCTTTACCCACACAGAGATGTACTTGGAAACCTGACAGATGCAATCAGCCTAAACCTCCCTGCAGAGTTTGCAAAAATCAAGGCCGCACATATCCTTGAGACTGTAGGATTTGAAAAGGACAAATCCATGAGCATGCTCACAAAATGGCCTGACGAACTAAGTGGAGGAGAAAGACACAGAGTGGCTCTTGCACAAGTTCTTATAAAAGAGCCTAATATAGTGGTATTGGACGAACCTACAGGTACAATGGACCCTGTTACAAGAATCATCGTTACCAATTCCATCCTAAAGGCAAGAGATGAGTTGGATCAAACTTTCGTTATCATATCTCACGACATGGACTTTGTTCTAGATGTCTGTGATAAGGCAAGCCTTATGAGAGGAGGAAAACTCTTAAGCACTGGAACCCCAGAAGAAATCGTTGCAGAGCTTACAGGTGAAGAAAAAGCAGATATGATTAAGGACCACTAGCTCAAGCTTTTTGAGCCTTCGGCTCAAAAACCTTGACCAAAATTTTTTTCAATCGTTTGGAAAAACTTGCCCTATGATTTTTCCATCACAATTATCTTATTTTTTATTTTTTTTTCAAAAAACTATTTTACATATTTTGAATCCTAGTTATTTCTATTGATTTTACTTATTTTTAAAAAAAATATTAAATTCGAACCTATTTTTAAAAAAATGATTCTTTTTTAGAAAAAATAAGATTCCCAAAGTATTAAAAAACTAAAAAATTCAATGCAAATTTAATAATGAACCACATTTATAAAATAAAACTCACTTTTTTTAAATAAAAATTAATAAGTTTTATAAATATAAAAATATAAAATTTATAATGTTATAATACTATAAAATAAATTAAATTATAATGCTAATTTGATTTATAAAAAAATATAAAAAAATAATAATTATTTTATCATAAGAATAAATGGAGATATAAAATGGCATGGGATGATGCACCGTCACATATTTGCAGAGGAGGAGATGTAAGGGGACTCGCATTTTGCTGTCCTCCAGTAAAACCTTGCCCTGTAATGAATGCACTTAGAGAAGTGGGAATTACTCCTCAGGAATTTTTAGAAATTAAACAGAAGTTTGCAAGAGAAACCCGATTAGGGGAAGGCCCTGCAACTTGCTTCGGATCACTTGTATGGTGTTGTAAGACTTCAAAGCCTTGTCCTTTAAGAGACATGACCTTAAATCAAATTAAAATGACTGAAGATGAGTATATGACACTTAAAAAACAGTTATCTGAAGAAATCTTAAAAGCAGGCAAGCCAAAAGACAATAGCGCTGAAGCAATGGCTCTTGCAGAAACATTTAATATAAGCGTAGAAGAGGCTAAAAAGACTCTTGAAGACTGTGATAATGATTTAAGAATGGCTGTAAAATTGCTCAAATTAAAAGAGCTTGATAACGAATAGATGAATTCTATTTGAATTGTTGAAACCTAATCCTAATCGAAAAACTAAAAGAAACTAAATTAATCGATTGAATAAAAAATAGCATCAAAAGTGATAATATGGGACTTACTTCCCTTTTTTTAGAAGTGGAAAACAAAAACGTTTTTATCTTAGGCACTGGAGAAGTAGCCACCAGAAGAGCACATCGCTTTTTAGACAAAGGAGCAAATGTTATTCTAGCCGGAAACTCAATCGATGAAGAGCTAAGCAAAAAAGGAGCTATCCTAACTCCTATTAAAGACCTTGAAGAGCTTGTCAAATGGAGTGACATAATTGTCACTGCAAGCGGAGACGATGAATTATGCGAATACATCGCATCAATCAGCCAAGGAAAGTTAATCAACAGAGCAGACAAGCCTGAAAAGGGAAATATAATAGCGCCAACAAGCTTTCTTATAGACGATATAGAAATATCCATCTATACCAATGGACAAAGCCCCTTAATGGCTCGAGAGCTTAGAAAAAAAATCCAATCCATAATCACAGAGGAAGACATTCTTGAGATAAAGCTTCAGGACTATGCCAGAAAGCTCTTAAAAGAAAAGGTAGAAGACCAAAAGACAAGAAAGCAATATCTTCTAAAGATTCTAAACAACACCCAGATAAAGCAATGTCTAAAGGAAAAGAATTTAGATAAAGCCAAAGGACTTGCAGAGGAGATCATCAATTCAGAATTTAATTGATCTAATCAAAAAAGAGTAACTTTTATTTATTCAAAATTTAATTAACTAATTCAAAACCTAAAGAATAACTCTCATAAATCCCTAAACGACTTTTATTTAAAAAACTATTATATAAAGGAGAATCAAAATTGATAATCAATATACGTGTAGACCACACCCTTGCAGACATAGAAACTATGGAAAAGGTCTCAAAAGACCTAAAGGAACTCTTTTCCAACTTAAAAGAAAACTTTAACATCAGTGAATATATTGAAATCAATACCTGTAACAGATACGAATATTTCCTTTATACTAATGTTGATGACGACAGCCTAGACTGTGACAACGAATATGTCATAATAGAATATGACGATTCTGCAATTCTCCACCTATTCAGAATGACTTCAGGGCTTGAATCCATGATCATCGGCGAAGATCAAATTCTAGGCCAGATAAAAGATTCCAAAAAGAAAAGCGAAAAGGAAGGCCACTGCGGAAAGACCTTAGACACCATCTTTACAAAGGCAATACATGTTGGTCAAGTGGTAAGAAACAAGACAAAAATCAATCAAGGCTCTATCTCAATAGGCTCAGCAGCAGTTGATCTTGCAGAAGAGCATCTTGGAGATCTTCAGGACAAGCATGTTCTTGTAATCGGTGCAGGAAAGATGGGAACACTTGTTGCAAAGGCATTGGCAGAGAAAAACCTAAAGGCAATCTTTGTAGCAAACAGAACCTATTACAAAGCAGTGAAATTAGCAGAGGAACTTGATGGAGA
Encoded here:
- a CDS encoding alcohol dehydrogenase catalytic domain-containing protein, translated to MAGTMKAWRINELGKPPVLEDVPIPEPGFGEILIKMKGAGMCRTDLEVIDEGFITVPFVGPFTFGHENAGTVAKLGPGVDTVEVGQNVIVDTLHACGKCQYCLSGRDNFCEVASARGLKEDGGMAEYMIADAREVAPLGDLDPTEYVALADAGLSPYGAVQTAKPFIPNNGTAVVIGVGGLGFYCCQYLALTTSARVIVVNRSADKMAKMTNFGADELVVLDDNAYDKIMELTDGKGVDAVFDFVGRDNTLELAAQITKGLGLISILGLGGGTLPVSWTTVKPGVMVRLTQGGTITDLYEIMDLAKAGKITVQAQKYPFSKVFRSS
- a CDS encoding precorrin-2 dehydrogenase/sirohydrochlorin ferrochelatase family protein yields the protein MGLTSLFLEVENKNVFILGTGEVATRRAHRFLDKGANVILAGNSIDEELSKKGAILTPIKDLEELVKWSDIIVTASGDDELCEYIASISQGKLINRADKPEKGNIIAPTSFLIDDIEISIYTNGQSPLMARELRKKIQSIITEEDILEIKLQDYARKLLKEKVEDQKTRKQYLLKILNNTQIKQCLKEKNLDKAKGLAEEIINSEFN
- a CDS encoding GTP cyclohydrolase III gives rise to the protein MIQMTLIQIDNYGPWTVTPRPRTESDLQILQAELFADVQRQIAAKKGLVFFTRFDNLLAVTNGLNEEDHMRIQRSIRNRYPITISMGVGAAETAHEAQRLATIALQKEGGAQSSGRKEILAINNLIENPEDSFVQAAHIDINSVTETLTDIESAFDTSFMVNKAQHYLMTKLREKGALLFFIGGDNFMSPCNGLSEEDLTNILKEIDEEIGIGLKAGIGRADNMEDAAYMADIGLEIIREGNNKEWIHVIEEL
- a CDS encoding TfoX/Sxy family protein, with product MSKLSKLPNIGKVLEKQLNDVGIKTDEDLIDLGSKEAWLKIKEVDDSACLNRLMALEGAIQNIRWHNLSQEDKDNLREFYNSQKI
- a CDS encoding DUF134 domain-containing protein, whose amino-acid sequence is MVRPKIERRIVKKPSYTCIQHGDISREEDFESIKMNLDEFEAIRLGDYHNIKQKEAAELMGISQPTFHRIINSARKKTAMSLIEGRKIEINNENFYSEDKIYICNNCGFQWNNPKKEYANCPDCKSENIERIKVNLNESDYINNNPNKIKTNSQICDIDNTDVPLNERKSFGGPGSGRGPSKACECPNCGHIAPKIKGFPCRNIKCPECGTPLCGSKHK
- the atwA gene encoding methyl coenzyme M reductase system, component A2, encoding MSFITLKNINKSFNGEPVLKDINLTIEEGSTLGILGRSGSGKSVLINMLRGTKEYAPDSGQVLFDLAICENKKCLHVEPASKAGGKCPECGAELQAKQIDFWNAGRLEKAAIRRRISIMLQRNFALYDEQTVIDNVLNAMGDEGRYEEENIYNAIDLLEMVQMSHRVTHVARDLSGGEKQRVVLARQLAKNPMLLLADEPTGTLDPQTAEKLHQTLIEGVKDEGISMVITSHWPEVMNHLADDAIWLDNGEIIEHGAPDTIVENFLKTVPKAEQVEKIEHTEEIIKVQDIKKHYYSIERGVVKAVDGVSLTINQGEIYGIVGLSGSGKTTLTKMMIGLTEPSAGELVIRLGDDWIDMKKPGPLNRGRVTPYLGLLHQEYSLYPHRDVLGNLTDAISLNLPAEFAKIKAAHILETVGFEKDKSMSMLTKWPDELSGGERHRVALAQVLIKEPNIVVLDEPTGTMDPVTRIIVTNSILKARDELDQTFVIISHDMDFVLDVCDKASLMRGGKLLSTGTPEEIVAELTGEEKADMIKDH
- a CDS encoding methanogenesis marker 9 domain-containing protein → MAWDDAPSHICRGGDVRGLAFCCPPVKPCPVMNALREVGITPQEFLEIKQKFARETRLGEGPATCFGSLVWCCKTSKPCPLRDMTLNQIKMTEDEYMTLKKQLSEEILKAGKPKDNSAEAMALAETFNISVEEAKKTLEDCDNDLRMAVKLLKLKELDNE
- a CDS encoding MJ0144 family RNA dihydrouridine synthase-like protein, producing the protein MAGITNAEFAMKLIPYGFDTVTIGGYNTDSESIDACEKIIARGRKEFNYPKEEIYSVIENEVNAIKDSFNVQVSANLRGSTPDPLIKISKIEKLDIIEINCHCRQEELVAVGCGQSMLLRPDLEDYIREVVKKSESKVSMKMRANVEGVDNLEIAKLAEDCGVDYLHIDAMKMGVRDADFYLIKEIAENTNIFIIGNNSINSISQAEKMLNAGANGISIARAAISGKLNFDLNQIKI
- the hemA gene encoding glutamyl-tRNA reductase; amino-acid sequence: MIINIRVDHTLADIETMEKVSKDLKELFSNLKENFNISEYIEINTCNRYEYFLYTNVDDDSLDCDNEYVIIEYDDSAILHLFRMTSGLESMIIGEDQILGQIKDSKKKSEKEGHCGKTLDTIFTKAIHVGQVVRNKTKINQGSISIGSAAVDLAEEHLGDLQDKHVLVIGAGKMGTLVAKALAEKNLKAIFVANRTYYKAVKLAEELDGEAILFDNLEEKLLNADLVISSTGSPHPIVNKERLMKVFGDEVPEKMIFIDIANPRDIEDDVKELGIDLFNIDDLRGIAEKNKKLREKEVIAAEKIIENEFNLLKESFNLIEINSILGSLRESMEEIRQRESQKGIVKLNAVDARDIKVIDKMTKSIVNKIFYDISEKVKISAKNNEEDVIKMCEAILKR